From one Candidatus Neomarinimicrobiota bacterium genomic stretch:
- a CDS encoding S8 family serine peptidase yields the protein MHRPKLYITPFLLILFSAAIVFGQDLDERHPYWVFFHDKEATNEASFDPAEFDFSHLSDRALARRALRGTVTGPTYRDIMIPQVYIDEIMDPNVELRTTSRWLNAVSILATESYIEGLSNNTVVKKTKRIHKVSKKMIKRIAREDDEYYNDEDYGNSYDQIEQINAIAAHEAGITGTDVWLLMLDTGFYTDHVAFQQERIVAEYDFIQADSVTQNQDGDADGQHNHGTLTATAAGGYVDGILRGVAYECKYLLAKTEILDQEIQAEEDYYVAALEWGEALGADVASSSLGYLDWYTYADMDGETGITTNAVDYAVSLGLVCVTAAGNEGNGAWYYIIAPADADSVISVGAVDFENNIASFSSHGPTSDMRIKPEVLALGIGTFAAWTSSPEAYTTANGTSLSTPLVAGAVALILEAHPNWTPMMVREALMMTADGSTSPDNTRGFGLVDVMAAIDYDFGIVPGDVTEDGDLNVSDAVLLLEWVLNNPTISEVQFEVADVNNDNQVNILDIVVLVEWILTL from the coding sequence ATGCATAGACCTAAACTCTATATAACCCCTTTTTTATTAATACTTTTTAGTGCCGCGATCGTGTTTGGTCAGGATTTGGATGAGCGTCATCCGTACTGGGTCTTTTTTCATGATAAAGAAGCTACCAATGAAGCCAGTTTCGATCCAGCAGAATTTGATTTCTCTCATCTGAGTGATAGAGCGTTAGCTCGTCGAGCGCTGCGCGGAACGGTAACAGGCCCAACTTATCGTGATATCATGATTCCCCAGGTCTATATCGATGAGATCATGGATCCTAATGTAGAATTGCGTACCACCAGTCGCTGGTTGAATGCAGTTTCCATCCTGGCAACCGAGAGCTATATCGAAGGGCTTTCCAATAATACTGTTGTAAAAAAGACCAAGCGGATCCACAAGGTTTCCAAGAAAATGATCAAGCGCATCGCCCGCGAAGATGACGAATACTATAATGATGAAGACTATGGCAATAGTTACGATCAGATCGAACAGATCAATGCCATAGCTGCCCATGAAGCTGGAATTACGGGAACTGATGTCTGGTTGCTCATGCTTGATACAGGGTTCTATACTGATCATGTAGCCTTCCAGCAGGAACGCATCGTAGCCGAATATGATTTTATCCAGGCTGATTCAGTTACTCAAAATCAGGATGGTGATGCTGATGGCCAGCATAACCATGGCACATTGACTGCCACAGCAGCGGGTGGATATGTTGATGGGATCCTCCGTGGTGTAGCCTATGAATGTAAGTATCTGTTGGCTAAGACTGAGATCCTGGATCAGGAAATCCAAGCTGAAGAAGATTATTATGTGGCTGCCCTGGAGTGGGGTGAAGCACTTGGTGCCGATGTGGCCTCCAGCTCTCTTGGGTATTTGGATTGGTATACTTATGCTGATATGGATGGGGAGACTGGTATTACCACCAATGCAGTCGATTATGCTGTAAGTCTGGGATTGGTTTGTGTCACCGCTGCCGGGAATGAGGGGAATGGCGCTTGGTATTACATTATTGCGCCGGCTGATGCCGATTCCGTTATCTCAGTAGGTGCAGTTGATTTTGAAAATAATATTGCCAGCTTTAGTTCACATGGACCCACATCTGATATGCGTATCAAGCCTGAGGTTCTGGCTTTGGGTATTGGTACCTTTGCCGCCTGGACCAGCTCACCGGAAGCCTATACAACTGCAAATGGAACCAGCCTGTCCACACCACTGGTAGCAGGTGCTGTAGCCCTGATTCTTGAAGCCCATCCCAATTGGACTCCAATGATGGTCCGGGAAGCACTTATGATGACTGCTGACGGGAGCACTTCCCCGGATAATACACGAGGTTTTGGACTCGTTGATGTCATGGCTGCCATTGACTATGATTTCGGGATAGTCCCCGGTGATGTCACTGAAGATGGTGACTTGAACGTCAGTGATGCTGTTTTATTGCTGGAATGGGTGCTGAATAACCCGACCATATCAGAGGTTCAGTTTGAAGTGGCAGATGTCAATAATGACAATCAAGTGAATATTCTGGATATTGTAGTTCTGGTGGAATGGATTCTCACACTATAG
- a CDS encoding GNAT family N-acetyltransferase: MSQLEFFKPPAKTPARSECKLIAATLNFQVQLVEALSAKDAERIIDISQGLIKPFGAGTAFTKKTVWKYFNHPHTLPFVGILRNELIGFLIGVPLENFHDENWAVVDPTLGDHETIYTYAFIFDEKHQGQGYAKMLKRVYINWLKKRGYLFVSGHVREGISKHFSLHTRILQKYPNWHDTGKVFEYYQRPLR, encoded by the coding sequence ATGTCTCAATTGGAATTTTTTAAACCTCCAGCCAAAACACCAGCTCGTTCAGAGTGTAAGCTGATCGCCGCCACCTTGAATTTCCAGGTACAACTTGTTGAAGCTTTATCAGCCAAAGATGCTGAACGTATCATCGATATTTCTCAGGGGCTTATCAAACCATTTGGGGCCGGGACAGCCTTCACTAAAAAAACCGTTTGGAAGTACTTCAATCATCCCCACACCCTGCCTTTCGTCGGTATATTGCGAAATGAATTGATCGGGTTTCTGATCGGGGTCCCCCTGGAAAACTTCCATGATGAAAATTGGGCGGTTGTTGATCCGACTCTGGGTGACCATGAGACGATCTATACCTACGCCTTTATCTTTGATGAGAAACATCAGGGACAGGGTTATGCCAAAATGCTTAAACGCGTTTATATCAACTGGCTAAAAAAACGAGGCTATCTGTTTGTCTCGGGTCATGTTCGAGAAGGCATTTCAAAACATTTTTCATTACACACTCGAATCCTCCAAAAATACCCTAATTGGCATGATACTGGCAAAGTCTTCGAGTACTATCAGCGTCCATTGCGCTGA
- a CDS encoding peptidylprolyl isomerase, translating into MKNTSRSNAILILLALAVMVSCSKEPKVPADEYIKMETSRGTIIIDLFETETPLHAANYKKLTEEGALEGIYFHRVIPGFVVQGGDPLTRDNDLRQDDGTGGIGERIPAEIGQSHLRGALGAARDGNPEKKSNGSQFYFCLARLAQLDGNYTVFGNVVEGMDVVDQIATLERDKGNNPLESVTILKTSMVSSEDYQK; encoded by the coding sequence ATGAAAAACACATCACGCTCGAATGCTATTCTGATATTACTTGCCTTGGCAGTGATGGTCAGTTGTAGCAAGGAACCCAAAGTACCAGCAGATGAATACATCAAGATGGAAACATCCCGAGGTACCATCATTATTGATCTGTTCGAAACAGAAACCCCTTTACACGCAGCAAATTATAAAAAACTGACTGAAGAAGGTGCTCTGGAAGGGATCTATTTCCACCGCGTTATTCCTGGTTTTGTAGTGCAGGGTGGTGATCCGCTGACCCGTGATAATGATTTGCGTCAGGATGATGGTACCGGCGGTATCGGCGAAAGAATTCCAGCTGAGATTGGTCAGTCTCACTTGCGTGGTGCCCTGGGTGCTGCCCGGGATGGTAACCCGGAGAAGAAATCCAATGGAAGTCAGTTTTACTTTTGTTTAGCTCGTTTAGCTCAACTGGATGGGAATTATACTGTTTTCGGGAATGTGGTTGAAGGTATGGACGTTGTGGATCAGATCGCAACCTTGGAACGTGATAAGGGTAATAATCCACTTGAATCGGTCACTATTCTGAAGACCAGTATGGTGTCCTCGGAAGATTACCAGAAATAG
- a CDS encoding NAD(+)/NADH kinase, protein MKFAIWGFQSDTEVCKHVTEILDLLLAEGHEPYLLDSFASMLDIDHPEIHVIREDQIPSDTDFIISIGGDGTLLSAAQAVMRAPIPILGINLGSLGFLTSLERDWRSGLNDIIKGRYHIEERMVLNCRLEFPDGSEETLWALNDVVIERADIFNLLSLEVRIGDELLNRYMSDGLILSTPTGSTAYALSAGGPIIDPRLDAILITPISAHTLSVRPVVLTGKENIYINLSKSESHAHLHIDGKNTRQIDSSLRIRVRPSSYRIQLVVTPDNTFYEKLRKKLHWGQRSS, encoded by the coding sequence ATGAAATTTGCAATTTGGGGTTTCCAAAGTGATACTGAGGTTTGCAAACATGTCACTGAGATCCTGGATCTGTTACTGGCAGAAGGGCATGAACCATATTTACTGGACAGTTTTGCCAGTATGCTGGATATTGACCATCCCGAGATTCATGTTATCCGTGAGGATCAGATACCCAGCGACACTGATTTTATTATTTCTATAGGCGGAGACGGAACGCTGCTTTCGGCTGCTCAGGCAGTCATGCGCGCTCCCATTCCCATCCTGGGTATCAATCTGGGCAGTCTGGGCTTTCTTACCAGCCTGGAACGTGATTGGCGATCAGGATTGAATGATATCATCAAGGGCCGCTATCATATTGAAGAACGGATGGTTTTAAATTGTCGTCTTGAATTTCCAGATGGTAGTGAAGAGACACTATGGGCTCTGAATGATGTTGTTATCGAGCGTGCTGATATTTTCAATCTGCTTTCACTAGAGGTTCGGATCGGGGACGAACTGCTCAATCGCTACATGTCTGATGGTTTGATCCTGTCGACCCCTACTGGCTCCACGGCTTATGCACTATCCGCTGGCGGTCCAATTATTGATCCAAGGCTGGATGCCATTCTCATCACGCCCATTTCAGCTCATACTCTTTCTGTTCGTCCAGTTGTATTGACTGGAAAAGAAAATATCTATATCAATTTATCAAAGTCGGAGAGCCATGCCCACCTCCATATCGATGGAAAAAACACCAGGCAGATCGATTCCAGCTTAAGAATTCGCGTCAGACCCAGTTCCTATCGAATCCAACTGGTGGTGACTCCGGATAATACTTTCTACGAGAAGCTTAGGAAAAAACTGCACTGGGGACAGCGTTCAAGCTGA
- a CDS encoding YIP1 family protein codes for MAPMEQPELSPLIIDGPPWEKKHEIGFFVGFIETIKVFLLKPASAFSVMRRAASVGDALVYTVAIQVFTFLWMFAISDVDPEMLLPQDPAIRDMLQLPENFGQIMVLIYPLSVMLLQFVSAYSVHLVLKWRDLQTYDFSLVFRIFAYASGTGAVLALIPVLGGVLSFLMTIYLSYVGLRTIYGLNPGSFAITALLAIMITLGLYLALVVGVTILLLIFSLLL; via the coding sequence ATGGCTCCGATGGAACAACCTGAGTTATCACCCCTGATCATTGACGGCCCACCCTGGGAAAAAAAGCATGAGATCGGATTTTTTGTCGGTTTCATTGAAACCATTAAGGTCTTCCTATTAAAACCAGCCAGTGCTTTCAGCGTGATGCGACGAGCCGCCAGTGTTGGTGATGCCCTGGTTTATACAGTGGCCATCCAGGTTTTCACCTTTTTGTGGATGTTCGCCATTAGCGATGTAGACCCGGAGATGCTGTTACCCCAGGATCCAGCGATCCGGGATATGCTTCAACTGCCTGAAAACTTTGGGCAGATCATGGTACTTATTTATCCCCTTTCTGTCATGCTGTTACAGTTTGTCTCAGCCTATTCTGTGCATCTGGTTTTGAAATGGCGGGATTTACAAACCTATGATTTCTCCCTGGTGTTCAGGATCTTTGCTTACGCCAGTGGTACAGGAGCCGTTTTAGCTCTGATCCCTGTTTTGGGTGGAGTGCTATCTTTTTTAATGACCATTTATCTGAGTTATGTAGGTTTGAGAACGATCTATGGGCTGAATCCAGGCTCTTTTGCCATCACGGCTCTATTGGCGATCATGATCACGCTTGGCTTATACCTGGCTCTGGTTGTCGGTGTCACGATCCTCTTGCTTATCTTCTCGCTTCTCCTCTGA
- a CDS encoding cytochrome c biogenesis protein CcdA, translating into MRLTFKLLLITLFVISFSGLYGQPAQPEILTVQLLASQDAAVAGEKLDVALVVDISSPWHVYAPVGNDDFTIPVSPEIFVEGQAYTVADWQYPEAEKVAVAGVKEPAAVYGNRLILRTSLAVSESAQTSLQIKGEVYYQACDDTQCLIPSTVDFSLSIPVVAQAAESSSINPDLFVDAQSEVSDVAVASIAEEDDDISGMVDKYGMILTFAIIFFGGLALNLTPCVYPLIPITISFFGGTGASKGRTFWMALAYVLGIAVTYSILGVAAALGGGLFGALLTNPIVLIGIAAILVGLSLSMFGLYEFRLPTGLMTAASQSKAGIFGSFFMGLTLGIVAAPCVGPFVIGLLTYVAAQQSVVLGFTMFFTLAMGLGLPYLFLAMYSSKLSTLPRSGTWMIGVRVIFGFVLIAMALYFVMPLLGDFGGMVMAIFLVGAGSYLIMFEKSGVGNPVFDRIKQAIAILLIMIGTWMGVPEPEITGGGIAWAHPTTELELDALLASEKPVMIDVYADWCIPCKEMDKFTFPNAEVVQLSKSFTAIKIDMTHQNGTFEQELLERFSIKGVPTYIFLKNETELASLRSTGFENADKFLQRMQQVQ; encoded by the coding sequence ATGCGCCTAACATTCAAATTATTACTCATCACCCTTTTTGTGATCTCATTTTCAGGTCTGTATGGCCAACCGGCTCAACCTGAAATTCTAACAGTTCAGTTGCTTGCCAGTCAGGATGCAGCTGTAGCAGGAGAAAAACTTGATGTCGCTCTGGTGGTGGATATCAGTTCTCCCTGGCATGTGTACGCACCTGTGGGAAACGATGATTTCACTATTCCTGTTTCGCCGGAGATCTTTGTTGAAGGTCAGGCTTATACAGTTGCAGACTGGCAATATCCCGAAGCTGAAAAAGTTGCGGTAGCAGGGGTTAAAGAACCGGCAGCCGTCTATGGGAATCGTTTGATCTTGAGGACCTCACTGGCTGTAAGCGAATCTGCACAAACCAGTTTGCAGATCAAGGGTGAAGTATATTACCAGGCTTGCGATGATACCCAATGTCTGATTCCGTCAACCGTTGATTTCTCCCTGTCCATACCTGTTGTTGCGCAGGCTGCAGAAAGCAGTTCCATCAACCCTGACCTATTTGTCGATGCACAATCCGAAGTCTCGGATGTAGCGGTAGCATCAATTGCAGAGGAAGATGATGATATCTCTGGCATGGTTGATAAATACGGGATGATCCTGACCTTTGCGATCATTTTCTTTGGTGGTTTGGCTCTGAACTTGACTCCCTGCGTATACCCCCTGATTCCCATCACCATCAGTTTTTTTGGAGGAACCGGGGCAAGTAAGGGACGCACATTCTGGATGGCACTGGCCTATGTCCTGGGTATTGCGGTTACCTATTCCATTTTGGGGGTGGCAGCTGCCCTGGGAGGTGGTCTCTTTGGAGCGCTACTCACCAATCCCATCGTTCTCATTGGAATTGCAGCCATTTTAGTTGGATTATCCCTGTCGATGTTTGGCTTATATGAGTTCAGGCTGCCCACCGGTTTGATGACTGCTGCCAGTCAGTCCAAAGCGGGAATCTTTGGTTCGTTTTTCATGGGTTTGACCCTGGGTATTGTAGCAGCACCCTGTGTGGGCCCCTTTGTGATCGGCCTGCTAACTTATGTAGCTGCCCAACAGAGTGTTGTCCTGGGGTTCACCATGTTTTTCACGTTGGCCATGGGTCTTGGTTTACCCTATCTTTTTCTGGCCATGTATTCCAGTAAGCTTTCAACTTTACCGCGTTCGGGAACCTGGATGATCGGGGTAAGGGTTATCTTCGGCTTTGTACTGATTGCCATGGCACTCTATTTCGTAATGCCTTTGCTGGGTGATTTTGGCGGTATGGTAATGGCTATTTTCCTAGTCGGCGCCGGCAGCTATCTGATCATGTTTGAAAAGAGCGGTGTGGGCAATCCGGTATTTGATCGGATCAAACAGGCAATTGCAATCCTGTTGATTATGATTGGAACCTGGATGGGTGTTCCGGAACCGGAAATTACCGGAGGTGGTATTGCCTGGGCTCATCCTACAACAGAATTAGAGCTGGATGCACTGCTAGCCAGTGAAAAGCCAGTTATGATCGATGTCTATGCTGACTGGTGTATTCCCTGTAAGGAAATGGATAAATTTACCTTCCCAAATGCTGAGGTCGTGCAGTTGTCCAAGTCATTCACAGCGATCAAGATCGATATGACCCATCAGAATGGCACGTTCGAACAAGAGCTTCTGGAACGCTTTTCCATTAAAGGTGTGCCGACTTATATTTTCCTGAAGAATGAGACAGAGTTGGCCTCGTTACGGTCAACCGGATTCGAAAATGCTGATAAATTTCTTCAGCGTATGCAACAGGTTCAATAG
- a CDS encoding MBL fold metallo-hydrolase, producing the protein MLEMIMLGSGSGGNACIVKNEDTMILIDAGFSGAELRRRMQLVGLEPDDLEACLITHEHGDHIKGASILSRRHKVHLFMHPATKRAGGKKFNGSERIRHFEMKEVMDLGSLQVTSIPTLHDSASATGFLIESGGVSLAYLTDLGAVTEDNFLMVRHADYLVMEANHDRDMLWNGPYPSHLKARVDSRVGHLSNHDSAEFIALLAELGKLKGVMLAHLSEKNNDPELALTTVRKRQKRDLEIVVARQDQPSKPIEVEKK; encoded by the coding sequence ATGCTTGAAATGATCATGTTGGGTAGCGGTAGCGGCGGCAACGCCTGTATTGTTAAAAATGAGGATACCATGATCCTGATCGACGCGGGGTTTAGCGGAGCAGAGCTACGCCGAAGGATGCAGCTAGTCGGTCTGGAACCAGATGATCTTGAAGCCTGCCTGATCACCCATGAACATGGAGATCACATTAAGGGTGCCAGTATCTTGTCTCGACGACACAAAGTTCATTTATTTATGCATCCGGCCACGAAACGAGCTGGAGGGAAAAAATTTAACGGCTCTGAGAGGATCCGACACTTCGAGATGAAGGAGGTCATGGATCTGGGGTCATTGCAGGTTACCAGTATCCCGACTTTGCATGATTCAGCTTCAGCTACCGGATTTCTAATTGAAAGCGGTGGGGTGAGTCTGGCATATTTAACAGATCTGGGGGCCGTCACTGAAGATAATTTCCTGATGGTGCGTCATGCTGATTACCTCGTGATGGAAGCTAATCACGATCGGGATATGCTTTGGAATGGTCCTTACCCATCTCACTTAAAGGCTCGTGTCGATAGCCGCGTTGGCCATCTTTCTAATCATGACAGTGCTGAATTCATTGCCTTACTGGCCGAGCTGGGTAAACTCAAGGGTGTTATGCTGGCCCATTTAAGTGAAAAAAATAATGATCCTGAATTGGCTTTGACCACTGTTCGCAAGCGCCAGAAAAGAGACCTTGAGATAGTCGTGGCTCGTCAGGATCAACCATCAAAACCAATTGAAGTGGAGAAAAAATGA
- a CDS encoding patatin-like phospholipase family protein has protein sequence MSRPRFGLALGGGGARGFAHIGVIQRLEEIGIRPDIITGASMGALVAATYIKTGGAVAALDDLNNLFESEEFKKLGMHLINVKGRGGESFWHQVSSAIQDRIIINLAHSKRGLVREDRISAAMEISITEDKWSNDGQILGIVATDLYTGEDVYFTEGSLLQAVMASIAIPGYLPPVQIEGRTLVDGGVSQQVPIRLARKMGADFVLAVDVGQDMKPLSEMDNAMAIMSQSENIRSCHYRDMLNREADVLLLPEMPGVHWSASEQRATFVELGLQAFDDQRVALERAWYQTKYPLWGWLKSYFEKTSGN, from the coding sequence ATGTCTCGACCGCGCTTTGGCTTGGCTTTGGGTGGGGGAGGTGCCCGGGGGTTTGCTCACATCGGTGTTATCCAACGTCTTGAAGAAATTGGGATCAGGCCGGATATCATCACCGGAGCCAGTATGGGTGCCCTGGTGGCAGCTACATATATCAAAACCGGTGGAGCTGTGGCCGCCCTTGATGACCTCAACAATCTATTTGAGAGTGAGGAATTTAAAAAACTGGGCATGCACCTGATCAATGTGAAAGGTCGCGGGGGTGAATCATTCTGGCATCAGGTCTCTTCAGCTATCCAGGATCGGATCATTATCAATCTGGCTCATTCTAAACGGGGACTGGTTCGTGAGGATCGGATAAGTGCCGCAATGGAGATCTCGATCACAGAGGACAAGTGGTCCAATGATGGCCAAATCCTGGGCATTGTTGCCACTGACCTGTATACTGGTGAGGATGTTTACTTCACTGAGGGCTCGCTTTTGCAGGCAGTGATGGCATCCATTGCTATCCCCGGATATTTACCTCCAGTTCAAATTGAAGGCAGAACTCTGGTCGATGGTGGTGTCTCACAACAGGTTCCGATTCGCCTTGCTCGAAAAATGGGAGCTGATTTTGTACTGGCAGTGGATGTGGGACAGGATATGAAACCTTTATCCGAGATGGACAATGCCATGGCCATCATGAGCCAGAGTGAAAACATTCGTTCTTGTCACTATCGCGACATGTTAAACCGTGAGGCTGATGTACTTTTGCTTCCAGAAATGCCAGGTGTGCATTGGTCAGCTTCTGAGCAAAGAGCTACTTTTGTAGAACTGGGGCTCCAGGCCTTTGATGACCAGCGAGTAGCCTTGGAACGAGCCTGGTATCAAACAAAATACCCGCTTTGGGGTTGGTTAAAATCGTATTTTGAAAAGACCTCTGGAAATTGA
- the xseA gene encoding exodeoxyribonuclease VII large subunit, with amino-acid sequence MAQPLELYNTLSVSQITGHIQHALEVDFASVWVKGEISNLTRHSSGHWYFSLKDRNAQLGAVMFRRQNASVRFEISHGMEITVHGRISVYPPQGRYQLIVDQMLPAGQGDLHLAFEALKTKLQAEGLFDPARKQPLPAYPERIGIITSPTGAAIRDMLNILGRRFPLAELLLLPVRVQGEGAAAEIAQAIEIFNQRAECQVLIVGRGGGSLEDLWAFNEELVARAIAASTIPIVSGVGHETDTTISDFTADHRAPTPSAAAELVVPDSQELGARLITMGQSLQKNISHRADRFGQRLEAIQNSYALKRPVLMIDQSLQRLDQLQDRSFRSSSEKIKFMLSKLDGLEQQVQLLSPLAILDRGYAVLSQDDGQIIQSVEQVAAGDQVRIRLKDGTLGVAVDEVENRK; translated from the coding sequence ATGGCTCAACCCTTAGAGCTTTATAACACACTTTCGGTATCCCAGATAACGGGTCATATTCAGCACGCCCTGGAAGTAGATTTTGCTTCCGTTTGGGTGAAAGGTGAAATTTCAAATTTAACCCGGCACAGTTCAGGACACTGGTATTTCAGTTTAAAAGACCGGAATGCCCAGCTTGGGGCGGTCATGTTTCGCCGCCAGAATGCATCGGTTCGTTTCGAAATATCGCATGGTATGGAAATTACTGTTCATGGTCGGATCTCGGTATATCCACCCCAGGGTCGTTACCAACTAATCGTTGATCAGATGCTGCCGGCCGGTCAGGGTGATCTGCATCTGGCGTTTGAAGCCCTCAAAACAAAGTTGCAAGCGGAAGGTCTTTTTGATCCTGCACGGAAACAGCCTTTACCGGCATATCCAGAGCGGATCGGTATCATTACTTCACCAACTGGCGCAGCCATCCGTGATATGCTCAATATTTTAGGTCGTCGTTTTCCACTGGCCGAGTTGCTTCTGTTACCGGTTCGGGTTCAGGGTGAAGGCGCAGCTGCAGAAATTGCCCAGGCCATCGAAATATTCAATCAAAGAGCTGAGTGTCAGGTTCTCATTGTTGGCCGGGGGGGTGGATCTCTGGAAGATCTCTGGGCTTTTAATGAAGAACTGGTAGCGCGAGCTATAGCGGCTTCTACGATTCCAATTGTGAGTGGTGTTGGGCATGAGACGGATACCACTATCAGTGATTTTACTGCAGATCATCGGGCACCCACACCCTCTGCGGCGGCAGAATTAGTTGTTCCGGATAGTCAGGAACTGGGAGCAAGATTGATCACCATGGGTCAGTCCCTACAAAAAAATATCAGCCATCGAGCAGATCGTTTTGGACAGCGGTTGGAAGCCATCCAAAATTCATATGCCTTAAAACGTCCAGTTCTAATGATCGATCAATCGCTCCAACGGTTGGATCAATTGCAAGATCGGTCATTTCGGTCTTCCTCAGAGAAAATAAAGTTTATGCTGAGTAAACTGGATGGGTTGGAACAACAGGTGCAACTTTTAAGTCCACTGGCCATCCTGGATCGGGGATATGCAGTTCTGAGTCAAGATGATGGGCAGATCATCCAGTCAGTGGAACAAGTGGCTGCCGGTGATCAGGTTAGGATCAGGTTGAAAGATGGAACCCTGGGGGTTGCTGTTGATGAGGTTGAGAATAGGAAATAG
- the xseB gene encoding exodeoxyribonuclease VII small subunit — protein MSEKEKTFEVLMGELESLVAKLEGEDLNLDEAIQHNEAALKLIKVCRKRLDSARQKIDKLVQTSEGDWQKQQLD, from the coding sequence ATGAGTGAAAAAGAGAAAACATTCGAAGTTCTCATGGGCGAATTGGAGTCCCTGGTTGCTAAGCTTGAGGGTGAGGATCTAAATCTGGATGAGGCGATTCAACATAATGAAGCAGCCCTTAAGTTGATTAAAGTGTGTCGAAAACGTCTGGATTCTGCCAGGCAGAAGATTGATAAATTGGTTCAGACCTCTGAAGGTGATTGGCAGAAACAACAGTTGGATTGA
- a CDS encoding proline dehydrogenase family protein, which translates to MFNKLVVALMPLAPRAVVKLISNRYIAGEDTSSAISTCQKLQRQGFLTTLDILGESVSSEAQANAERDDYLKLISEVVESGIEKNVSLKPTALGLGISPDLAFDNIRRIVTEAHASGVFIRIDMEDSPYTTQTLAIYERLRNDHPHLGTVIQSYMRRSLDDVKTIASSQGNLRICKGIYKESAEIAYQGKAEVRQNFLDILREMLTRGAYIGIATHDTYLIDESLKLISQFGIAPEKYEFQALLGVPIEKRLKALQHAGHRVRIYVPFGSEWYAYSSRRLKENPGIAGYVLKNLFVKN; encoded by the coding sequence GTGTTTAATAAACTTGTTGTAGCACTTATGCCACTGGCTCCCCGGGCTGTTGTAAAACTGATCTCAAACCGATATATCGCAGGTGAGGACACATCCTCTGCCATTAGCACATGTCAGAAGTTGCAAAGGCAAGGTTTCTTAACCACATTGGACATTCTGGGTGAATCAGTTTCCAGTGAAGCACAAGCCAATGCCGAACGCGATGACTATTTAAAGTTGATATCGGAGGTGGTCGAAAGCGGTATTGAGAAGAATGTCTCATTGAAACCAACTGCTCTGGGCTTGGGTATTTCACCTGATCTTGCTTTTGATAACATCAGAAGAATTGTCACTGAAGCACACGCCTCTGGAGTCTTCATTCGGATCGATATGGAAGATTCCCCCTATACGACTCAGACCCTCGCGATATATGAACGCCTGCGCAATGATCATCCTCACCTGGGAACTGTGATCCAGTCTTACATGCGGCGTAGCCTGGACGACGTAAAGACCATTGCAAGCAGCCAGGGAAATTTAAGGATCTGCAAGGGTATCTATAAAGAATCTGCTGAGATTGCCTATCAGGGAAAAGCTGAAGTGCGTCAGAATTTTCTGGATATCCTCAGGGAGATGCTGACCCGGGGAGCCTACATCGGAATCGCCACCCATGATACTTATCTCATTGACGAATCCCTCAAATTGATCTCACAATTTGGGATTGCTCCCGAAAAATATGAATTCCAAGCCCTGTTGGGAGTTCCCATCGAAAAGCGCCTGAAAGCATTACAGCATGCCGGGCATCGCGTGCGCATATACGTCCCCTTTGGTAGTGAATGGTATGCCTACTCCAGCCGCCGTTTGAAGGAGAATCCGGGAATTGCCGGTTATGTCCTCAAGAATTTATTTGTAAAAAATTGA